TTCCCGGGTGCGCTGCACCACACTAACTGACATGACGCTGGCAATCCCGAAAGCCACCGAAATTGCGACAAAGACAATAATCATATTGGTGGACAGGCTTTGTGCGGTAATGGCATTCATCAGTTGGGCATTGGTTTCAATCCAGCTTTCGGCTTTTAATGAGGTCAGGCGTCCGACTTGTGCGGCAACCTGGTCTGCTTCAAAAATATTGGCAATGGTTAGGTCAATCACCGTTACCCCGCCTGGCAGGCCGAGTAAGGACTGTGCCTGCTTGAGATCCAGATAGACATAACGCGCATCCAGTTCGCGCACACCCAGTTCAAAAATACCGGCAATATTCACCAAAGCACTATTTTGTTGACCAGTATCCAGTCGCAACTTGCTGCCGACCTGAACACCGAGGTCTTTGGCCAGTTGACTGCCAATCAGCACATCATCCGCGCCGACCCGCAACTGACCACTGATTAAATATTCTTTTAATGGAATGATCTGCTGATAACGCTCCAGATTCATCCCGACCAAGGCCACGGATTCAATCGCATCACCGCGTTGTACAAAGGCCGGTCCAGACACCACCGGCGAGACAGCTGTCAGTACGGGTAACTGGTCCAGCGTTTCGGTAATCTGCTGCCAATTGTTGATCGAACGCAACCGCTGTGCCCGTTTATCTTCCTGCAATAATTGCACGGTCCCGGCGGGAGACGGCACAATCTGGTTAACTTCATCGGGTGACAACAGGCGAATATGCGCCTGTGTGCCTAAGGTTCGTTCGACAATATTGGCTTGTAGCCCCTGAATCAAAGCGGTGATAAAGACGATTACTGCCACGCCCACGGCGACCCCGATGGTGATCATGATGGACTGCGCGCAACCCTCACGCAAAAAACTGACCGCGATTTTCCATTCGATCCAGAGCCGCCCGAATAAATTTTTCAATCGAAGTTCACCGGTAATTCATTTTTACTATTGGCCATATCAGCAGAATTCTGTAATGAACTCAGTTGTGGTTTTAAGCGAACTCTGGTGCCATCCTCCAATGAAGATTCGCCATCTGCCAGCACCTGATCGCCCTCGCTCAGGCCGGATTTCACTTCTGACATGGCCAGGCCACGCAAGCCTAAAGTAATCTGCTGACGCTGTATTTTTCCATCACGTCCCATGAAGACCACGGCTTTATCTCCCTTAATACTGCTTAAAGCATCATTCGGAATCGCCAGTGCCCGTGCTCGTTTGGCCGTCTCGACATTCACCGATACCGTCATGTCCTGACGCAAAAAATCTGGCACGGGATTGACAGTAAGTCTGACTTCTACCGTACCTCGCTGTGGGTCGATACTTGGTGCAATAAAGTTAATCCGGGCCGGGAAAGACTGATCCGGATAGGCATCGCTAATCACGGTAGCATTTTGCTGTAAGGCCAGTTGCGGTAAATTCCGCTCATCCAGGGGTACCCGGATTTCTGTGTTCCCCGTTAATGCAATGGTAAATAAAGTCTGTCCTGGCTGAACCAGATCACCCGGTTCGACATCGCGTGTCAGCACTGTACCGGCGACTGCAGCCCGAATCTTAGTTTTGGCCAGTTGAGCCTGTGCCACCGCCAGCTGTTCCCGAAGCAATGCTTCTTCGACTTGACCCGCAGCCAATGCTGTTGCTTTTACCCGGGCTGTCTCATAATTATTGCGCGCGACTCGTTCCGCTTCCACAGCCTGTTCGACTTCTTCCCTCGACAGGATGCCGGCTTCTGCATTACGTCTACGTGCTGCTTCTCGGCTGGCCTGCTCCAACTGGGCTTTGGCACTGGCCAGTTCTGCTGCAGCCTGTGGCCGTCGGCTGCTTGCCAATTCAGTCAATGCCAGCTCAGCCTGTCTGACTTGGGCCAGCAATTCATCCGACTTCAATACCACTAGCAGATCACCCGGTTTAACCTGATCGCCTTCCTGCACCAGACGTTGCAGAACCACAGCACTAATTTCACTGCCTACCTGGGCACGTGATACTGTCGCAACACGTCCGGTCGCAACAACATTTTGTACTAGCGGCATGGCACTCAGCGTATAACTGGGCACCACTGGCCCCTGCCACCAGCGAAATAGAGCAAACCCTACTGCCAGTAGCAATACGATAACGAGCAAAATTTTATAGCGGGCAGCGCGCAATGAGAATCTCCGGTTGATTCGTCTAATTTAAAATAAGAAAGTCAAAACTGTATTTATTTTTTCCCCTAAGGTTTAATTTACAACAAGTTTCTAATTGGAATTATAGGTATTTTATTGAGTTTGAAAAGAATGTTGAGTTCCTGTCCACTTTTATGAGCTAGCTTAAGTCGGTGTCAGTGAATTTAATCAATAACAGATCCAGACACGGGATCAGGTAACAGAAAATTGTATTAAATTTCTCTTGAGTTCAAGGAATGGGAGCTTTCATTAAAAAACAGGCTAGATCATGATAGAGCTCGCCTGTTCAATCGCTTGGGTGTTTTAATTGGATATTAGTTAAATGTTAGACCGTACGACGCAATGGCTGATCACGTTGCGCCAGACTTTTGCCCATCGGCACGAGTCGTCTATCAGGATCAATCTTTTGCCAAGGCAGATCATTCGGGTCTGCTTTCATGGCACCAGGCGCTTTCGCGACCAAAATGGCAGCAGCCATGTCCTGAAAATCTGCACGAAAATGTACCGAGCTTTTCACTACGACAATCGTTTTATCTTCAGGCACAATACCAAAAATTCTAAACATATTACGATCGAGCAACTGAGCTTTATAGGAACTGACTGCAATTTCAATACCGTCTATTTCCAGTAATACACTCGGGCCGATATCCGCCTCGACGCCATGCATCATGGGTCCGCCATAGCTGAATTTTCCATCGCTATAGGCTTTGATTTTAAATTTAGCGCTAAATGGAGCATCCCCCGCAATACCCGATGTTCCGCCCAGTTGCGCATAAAAATGCTGACCAAGCCCAAGCTGATATGCTTGTTGCACCACCGCAGGATCTACGATGAGGCCAATCAATCCATTTTTAACCTGATGCCGATGTAGCGCCGATAACATCCCGGTCGTATTCGAATCACCACCGGCTCCCGGATTATCCTGAGTATCTGCAATCACCACAGGTTTGGTCGAATGATGCTGTTGATAAAGTTGAAGTGCCTGCAGCACGGCATGATCGGGTGATAAAAAATCCATATTCCAATGCGTTTCTTGTTGCAGCACATGGGCGATATAGCGTTGCATGGCCTGATCTAACTGCTCAACGTTTTCACTATAACCCCAGATACAACCACCACATTCCTCAAAATCTGCCGCCGGAAAACCCGGCGTGAAATTCATCTGGACAGAATTATTTTGCTCTAGCTGTTCCAGTAAATTCATGCATGATTGGGTAGGTTCCAGCTCGGTACATTGTGCATTCAGCGCAATCAAAAACGGCAGCTTATACATTTGCTTATGCAGCTTTTTACCCCGGAATATTTGATCCAACACTTGAGCGCAACGTTGTCCGGTTTGGGCCATATCTACATGCGGATAGGTCCGATAGCAAATCAGCACATCACTATGGGCAAACATCGCTTGCGTGACATTGGCATGGAAATCCAGACTGGCAATTACCGGAATATCCGGCCCAACTGCTTCACGAACCCGTCTTAACAATTCGCCTTCACCATCATCCACCTGTTCACTGACCATAGCACCATGCAGATCCAGATACACCGCATCTGCCGGATGCTGCTGGATGCTTGCAATAATTTCATCACAGATCCGCTGGTAAGTGTCCTGCTCTACATGCGCTGAAGGTGAAGTTCCAGCCCAGATCACCGGTAAAAGTTGATACCCGAATTGTTCTGCTTGTTGAATAAAACCGCCAATCGGAATGTTCTGTTCCCAAAATTTCAGGACATCTGCGCCGCGGCTGAGCGGCGGAAATCCCCCACCCTGGACAAAATCGACGTAGCTTGCTTTGGTCGGGGCAAAGGTATTGGTTTCATGTTGAAAGCCCGCAATGATGATTTTCTTCATATCCTGAATCCTTCCTATGCTACGTATTGATTATTTATCGACAATTAAGGCAGCGCGTGTTACTTGCTCGGGAACAACTTGCTTTTTCAGTCTGAAGGCATAAATCAGGAAAGCGCCACCGAGCATCATGATCACAGCAATCGTGAACCAGCCTGCCAGCATGGAACCGGTCATTGACTGTGCCATGCCCATAATATTTGGACTGACAAAACCACCGAGTAATCCAATACTGTTAATCAGGGCAATTCCGCCTGCTGCCGCACTACCGCTTAAGTATTTCGATGGAATCGACCAGAAAATGGTATAGGCACTAAACATAAAGGCCGTTGCGGTACAGATCGCAATAAAGGACAGCAGGAAATTCGCACTGATCACCGACAACATCAGACTGACTCCGGCCAATACCGTAGGCACTACACAATGCCATTTCCGTTCCTGCCATTTGTCCGAGCTGCGGGCAAAAATGATCATGAAAATTGCGCCGCATAAATATGGAATCGCCACCAGCCAGCCAATCATCTGCAAATTCTGGATACCGCCCGACTTCAGTAAAGATGGTAGCCAGAAGCCAATCGCATAGATCCCACAGATAATGGTGAAGTAGGCCAAGGCCATGAAATAAATCCAGGGATCCTTTAATACCGCTTTAAAATTACTATGACCAGTGGCAGACTGATGTTGGGAAATTTCTTTCACCAATAAGGCTTTGTCCTCTTGAGACAGCCATTTTGCTTGTGAAGGATGATCGGTCAAATAAAAGTACGCTACGCAACCCAATAGCACGGTTAGCACAGCTTCTAATAAAAATAACCATTGCCAGCCAGAAAGATTATAAATCTGATGGAAAGTACTCATAATTTGCGTCGATAACGGCGCACCTAACATGCCAGCGAGCGGCCCAGCCAGCATAACAATCACCATCACACGTGCCATGCGTGCACCGGAATACCAATAGGTCAGATAGAAAATCATGCCCGGGGCAAAACCGGCTTCGAATACACCCAACAAAAAGCGCAAGATATAAAACATTTGTGGGGTGGTGACAAACAGCATCGACATGGAGGTCAGGCCCCACAAAATCATGATACGGGTAATGGTTTTTCTGGCGCCGACTTTTTCAAAATACAGGTTGGTTGGTACTTCAAACAGCACATAACCTAAAAAGAATATGCCGGCTGCCATGCCATAAATTGCATCGTTAAAGCCCAGCTCCTGCTGCATTTGTAACTTGGCAAATCCGATATTGATCCGGTCCAGATAAGCAAAGAAATAACACAGCAATAAAAATGGCAGTAGCCGCCAGCTTACTTTCTTGTAAATCTGGTCTAACCGTTGTTGACGGGAAGTTATTAAATCCATCTAAAACTCCTTTTTATCTAGATCTTCTTATTGTTCAAAATCCATGTAAGCATGCTCCTGACTTGATAACAATGTAATTTATTTAGCATACTGATGCTTTAAAAGCATCAGAGTTTTTATGGACAGAAACTTGCAATTCCTTGCGCCACTGAACGGAATCAATGAAAAGCGTTTGCGTTATTTCTATACGGTGATGATGTTTGGCTCGATGTGCAAAGCGGCAGATATCCTGAATATTGAACAGTCCGCCATGAGCCGACAAATTCAACTCTTTGAATCAGAATTAAAAATAAACCTGTTCAAACGTAAGGGTCGGCATATTATTCCGACTGAAGCCGCCTATCTGGTACTTGAGTATTTCAAGGAAAATAAAAATCGTGAAAATGAATTATTTGATAGTTTATTTCAGCTGCAATCTTCTCAACTCGGCAAAGTGAACATTGTTTCAAGTGAAAGTTATATGCAACACATGATTTATGATGTACTTCGACATGTGCATTATAAATATCCAAATCTTGAAATCCAGTTAGAATTAATGAGTGCCCAGCATGTGGTACGACATATTGTGGACAGCCTGGCGCATATTGGACTGGCGTATAATCCTCCATTTCATACAGACATCAGCACCATTGCCCATAAAACAGAACCTTTTATTCTGGCTGTTCCTGCCGGTCCTCCTCTTGCCAAGCTCAAGCATCGCATTTGTCTTTCCGAAATTTCAGACTATAAATTTGCCTTAATACCCGTAGGGCATGGTTTCCGTCAGCTACTCGACAGTGAAATGGTGCGCTTACAAGTGAACCTGAATATTGGTCTGACCACCACTTCTATTTATGCCTTAAAAAATTATGTGGTGGCTGGACATGGGATTTCCGCCATGCGCTATGCAGATATCGCAGATGCGGTTAAAGAAGGTCAGGCCGTTGCCTTAACTATTGATTCCGAGCTGTGCAACACGGCTCAGACCCAATTGATGGTCCGCAAAAATACCCATTTGTCAGAGTCGAAACATTTATTAATTGAGCGTATTCGTTCTAGTTTTGATTTGCTCTTTTAAATTGCTTATAAAATTTAGGCAATAAAAAAGCCACTTAAATAAGCGGCTGATTTATAAAAAGAATTTTGGTGGAGGTGGCGTCAATTGAACTCAAAACCTAACTCATTCATTTTAAAGCTCTTTTATTGAATAAAAAAATTCATTGACCCAATTTTGACCCATATTAGATTTAGTGCATTGAATCACTTTAAAATCTTGTTCAAATCCGAATTCAGGATTTGAAGTGGCGTACGGCATTATAGCAGAAAATTACACCTAAAAATAAATGCAATGTTATAACATTTCAATTAGCTCATTATGATATTAATAATCACATCAACCTCAGTATAGTTCAATTTTTTAATTTGTACTTTTGCTTAGGACTCTTAGGCTTATCAGGAAGGGTACGTTCAATCACACCTGCTTCTAATGCTGGAGTTAAATAATTTTTTTGGAATGTGGCTCGATGGGACAAGTCTAATAGAGCCATAAGCTCAGTTAAGCTATATGCTTTCTGCTCCATATTCTGGATGAGACGTTTAACTTGATCGCTAACTTGTACGCTAGCTTGAGCGGTAT
The nucleotide sequence above comes from Acinetobacter lwoffii. Encoded proteins:
- a CDS encoding ABC transporter permease, producing MKNLFGRLWIEWKIAVSFLREGCAQSIMITIGVAVGVAVIVFITALIQGLQANIVERTLGTQAHIRLLSPDEVNQIVPSPAGTVQLLQEDKRAQRLRSINNWQQITETLDQLPVLTAVSPVVSGPAFVQRGDAIESVALVGMNLERYQQIIPLKEYLISGQLRVGADDVLIGSQLAKDLGVQVGSKLRLDTGQQNSALVNIAGIFELGVRELDARYVYLDLKQAQSLLGLPGGVTVIDLTIANIFEADQVAAQVGRLTSLKAESWIETNAQLMNAITAQSLSTNMIIVFVAISVAFGIASVMSVSVVQRTREIGILRATGATQSQILRVFLFQGAIFGLLGSVLGSIVSYGLVWVFNNFGPGLFYIPISIELVILALLLATLTGVLAAAVPSRRAAALDPVEAIRHV
- a CDS encoding M81 family metallopeptidase, with amino-acid sequence MKKIIIAGFQHETNTFAPTKASYVDFVQGGGFPPLSRGADVLKFWEQNIPIGGFIQQAEQFGYQLLPVIWAGTSPSAHVEQDTYQRICDEIIASIQQHPADAVYLDLHGAMVSEQVDDGEGELLRRVREAVGPDIPVIASLDFHANVTQAMFAHSDVLICYRTYPHVDMAQTGQRCAQVLDQIFRGKKLHKQMYKLPFLIALNAQCTELEPTQSCMNLLEQLEQNNSVQMNFTPGFPAADFEECGGCIWGYSENVEQLDQAMQRYIAHVLQQETHWNMDFLSPDHAVLQALQLYQQHHSTKPVVIADTQDNPGAGGDSNTTGMLSALHRHQVKNGLIGLIVDPAVVQQAYQLGLGQHFYAQLGGTSGIAGDAPFSAKFKIKAYSDGKFSYGGPMMHGVEADIGPSVLLEIDGIEIAVSSYKAQLLDRNMFRIFGIVPEDKTIVVVKSSVHFRADFQDMAAAILVAKAPGAMKADPNDLPWQKIDPDRRLVPMGKSLAQRDQPLRRTV
- a CDS encoding efflux RND transporter periplasmic adaptor subunit, whose amino-acid sequence is MRAARYKILLVIVLLLAVGFALFRWWQGPVVPSYTLSAMPLVQNVVATGRVATVSRAQVGSEISAVVLQRLVQEGDQVKPGDLLVVLKSDELLAQVRQAELALTELASSRRPQAAAELASAKAQLEQASREAARRRNAEAGILSREEVEQAVEAERVARNNYETARVKATALAAGQVEEALLREQLAVAQAQLAKTKIRAAVAGTVLTRDVEPGDLVQPGQTLFTIALTGNTEIRVPLDERNLPQLALQQNATVISDAYPDQSFPARINFIAPSIDPQRGTVEVRLTVNPVPDFLRQDMTVSVNVETAKRARALAIPNDALSSIKGDKAVVFMGRDGKIQRQQITLGLRGLAMSEVKSGLSEGDQVLADGESSLEDGTRVRLKPQLSSLQNSADMANSKNELPVNFD
- a CDS encoding LysR family transcriptional regulator, producing the protein MDRNLQFLAPLNGINEKRLRYFYTVMMFGSMCKAADILNIEQSAMSRQIQLFESELKINLFKRKGRHIIPTEAAYLVLEYFKENKNRENELFDSLFQLQSSQLGKVNIVSSESYMQHMIYDVLRHVHYKYPNLEIQLELMSAQHVVRHIVDSLAHIGLAYNPPFHTDISTIAHKTEPFILAVPAGPPLAKLKHRICLSEISDYKFALIPVGHGFRQLLDSEMVRLQVNLNIGLTTTSIYALKNYVVAGHGISAMRYADIADAVKEGQAVALTIDSELCNTAQTQLMVRKNTHLSESKHLLIERIRSSFDLLF
- a CDS encoding MFS transporter → MDLITSRQQRLDQIYKKVSWRLLPFLLLCYFFAYLDRINIGFAKLQMQQELGFNDAIYGMAAGIFFLGYVLFEVPTNLYFEKVGARKTITRIMILWGLTSMSMLFVTTPQMFYILRFLLGVFEAGFAPGMIFYLTYWYSGARMARVMVIVMLAGPLAGMLGAPLSTQIMSTFHQIYNLSGWQWLFLLEAVLTVLLGCVAYFYLTDHPSQAKWLSQEDKALLVKEISQHQSATGHSNFKAVLKDPWIYFMALAYFTIICGIYAIGFWLPSLLKSGGIQNLQMIGWLVAIPYLCGAIFMIIFARSSDKWQERKWHCVVPTVLAGVSLMLSVISANFLLSFIAICTATAFMFSAYTIFWSIPSKYLSGSAAAGGIALINSIGLLGGFVSPNIMGMAQSMTGSMLAGWFTIAVIMMLGGAFLIYAFRLKKQVVPEQVTRAALIVDK